The following proteins come from a genomic window of Penaeus monodon isolate SGIC_2016 chromosome 22, NSTDA_Pmon_1, whole genome shotgun sequence:
- the LOC119587278 gene encoding glycine-rich cell wall structural protein-like, with amino-acid sequence MRVFVLACAIVATTAAAPQGYSLQRPTGSTLSTGPGQTAGSGFSVGSGAGHAGGVGVGSGHGTGSGVLGGAAVGVSGGFGQGVGTGISGVGAGILEPCGEGQIRHVDGSCVTPVVNRKVFVFDVPEQKGPIGPPPSVPPPRVDHNILFVRLPEEGEGPEPIVIPPPRQENIVYVLNKKDEQTQRVIEVPAHPPSDPEIYFVNYEEGENPTLPIGVDLNTALGSAAEAGGQVIGVAGGDSSEGAGFGVGGVVGGSGFGTVSGGFGGASVGSGFGTVSGGLGGAGVGGGFGTVSGGLGGAGAGSGFGAVGGGVGTSPSGLYKTP; translated from the exons ATGAGGGTCTTT GTTTTAGCTTGCGCAATCGTTGCTACCACAGCTGCAGCTCCACAGGGCTACAGTCTGCAGAGGCCCACTGGATCAACCCTGTCCACTGGTCCTGGTCAGACGGCAGGAAGTGGATTTTCTGTCGGATCCGGTGCTGGGCATGCAGGAGGTGTTGGAGTAGGATCTGGACATGGAACTGGAAGTGGAGTTTTAGGTGGTGCAGCTGTAGGTGTTTCTGGTGGATTTGGCCAAGGAGTGGGGACTGGTATCTCCGGCGTAGGTGCTGGCATCTTGGAACCATGTGGAGAAGGACAAATTCGACATGTGGATGGGTCTTGCGTTACACCAGTCGTTAACAGAAAAGTGTTTGTCTTTGATGTCCCTGAACAAAAAGGACCTATCGGTCCTCCACCAAGCGTTCCTCCTCCAAGGGTGGATCATAACATTCTGTTCGTGCGACTtcccgaagaaggagaaggtcCTGAACCAATCGTTATTCCACCACCGAGACAAGAGAATATCGTCTATGTACTCAACAAAAAGGACGAACAGACCCAGCGTGTCATCGAAGTACCTGCCCATCCTCCATCCGATCCTGAAATCTACTTCGTCAATTATGAAGAGGGTGAGAACCCAACTCTACCCATTGGTGTGGATCTCAATACTGCTCTTGGTTCAGCCGCTGAAGCAGGTGGACAAGTAATTGGAGTCGCTGGAGGTGATAGCAGTGAAGGCGCAGGATTTGGAGTGGGTGGAGTAGTAGGAGGAAGTGGGTTCGGTACGGTTAGCGGTGGATTTGGTGGAGCTAGTGTAGGCAGTGGATTTGGAACTGTTAGCGGAGGACTGGGTGGAGCTGGCGTCGGTGGTGGATTTGGAACTGTTAGCGGAGGACTAGGTGGAGCTGGCGCAGGCAGTGGATTTGGAGCAGTAGGTGGAGGCGTAGGAACCTCTCCTTCAGGTTTATATAAAACTCCCTAA